Genomic segment of Apostichopus japonicus isolate 1M-3 chromosome 8, ASM3797524v1, whole genome shotgun sequence:
TACTTTGGTAAGCTTTTGCGCAGTTGACTACAGGCTGCTTCAGCTTCTGTTTCGGTGCAACCTGTGACAAGGTGGTAGAGATGGTCCACAGCATGAGAGACAAGAACGTCATTGAGGTAATTCAGCCTGCAGAAAAGGACGCATGAATAGTAAGCATTGCTTCaaagttacagaaattaaatagaaataaatattactgtgaaaacatgatttcagcAATCATTACGAATGGGTActtcaaattaatgtatgttgcaGCATTCGGTAATAACAAGGTGAAGCATTCAGACtagcaatattgtttattgccacaaatgcagatctgatcctccatgagcatgcgagcattcagaCTGTAGCAAATTGATCCCCCAATTGTGGGTCTGATCCACCGTGAGCATGTATGGAGTATATTCAGACTAGCATGTTGTTTGCCCTTGTGGGTCTGATCCTCCTTAACCATGCAATAATTTATACGATAGGACGTTGATCACCCAAATTGTAGGGTCTGATCATCCTTGAGCATGCGAGAATGCAAACTATAGCAAGTTGATCGCCCTTGTACGTCTCGTCCTACTTGAGCATGTGAGATTCAGACTAGCAAGTTGATCATCTCATTTGTGGGGTCTGCTTGATCCTCCTTAAGCATGCGATTATTCAGAGTATAGCAACTTGAACCCCCAAGTGTGGGATCTGATCCTCCTtgagcatgcgagcattcagatatacagtatggcAAGTTGATAGCCTATTGAAGTCTGTAcgcattcctgtgtattgtatcaaggccaagctaagagtgagatctgatcaaGTGTGACCTATGTGCAGCACTAAGGTCACGTAtcgacgtaagtcagtgttagattcaaattttctggcaggacgggccaacaGTTCAAGCACTCATTCacagaaagtaaaattcatgacaaggcaaggcttagggcgataaacttacaaacaatgatatgaccagaaggactggatcccatttttcaataaaaagttcctttaaatgcagtgcttaaccattgaaagtatacatatcattactatatagcacaacaaaagtttgcaacaagtaGCGAAACATCTAAAAGCGTTTGGCTGAGCGATGATGATAGGTAACAGGTAGAGCacctttatcattaatattaatcaatatttgtttctgcttgaattttgagAGTTGCTTAAGCACTACAAAATTTTGCTTGTAACTGCCAATGTATACCACTTAGGTTGGTATCAGTAACTGCATGATTATGGAGTGCATATAATCCcactttaatgaaatatttaacacttactgtacttcaaactttttgagtttcTTCAATTGGTCATACAACTGCTTCGtggaatttgaagaaaaaactgttgcaaacagATCTCTGTTGAATCAAAGCAAAGAACACAATCATAGCACACTGGAAACTTACTTAACCATGAATTGTAAAAATAGGCCTGGCGGGGagtcttaaaaaacaaatttccagaggacaagaaattcgggcaaaagtcctgaaaaattcgggcagcctaagaagagaaactatatatatatatatatatatatatatatatatatatatatatatatatatatatatatattatatatatatatatatatatatatatatatagcttgcccaaatctttttcaaatttttgcccgacaattcattgattttctttatttagcatcatgatgcccgaatatttccgtgtagcACCACCGTAAGCACAGCTCAcgtgggctaccacgctttttgcgcgatcaatttttttttctaactagtcaactgtatacctggacatctccgacatgagtgtatataagaaacatttttctttttcatgctgggggggggggggggagtgcctacaagcctagaagtacaggtttatcatactctttgttacattttatactgttttaTGAGACAAATTGctgtctcacccgacacagcgacattatcccgcctacgtgtcgttgaacaatgtatgtttttctggatgtacctgagtactgtgttaaaataataaatacggtaactaaatatgagcttaaaaaatatactgtcctatttttcctcttcaaagtgatgtaaccattttttcttcttctaatttgccaaatttttggggaagtgtaaatttctaaaatgtgagattataaaataaagaatgtttatatgcaacttgcaaggcctcagatgtgccgtttccggcaatctgagaggctttttttgccaacaattttcttgtacgctacgcgccaaccgatggtggcgctccgcttagatagtgtcacgggaactttcgggcacaaaactttctgccccccccaaactaaaatggtcccgtacgcctatgacctcggcccacaacattaggcttctgtactcaatgtggtacaattacatatcatatatgcGATCGTTCCAAGCTTCTGAAATATTATGTTTAGaaaggtgcgttagtgtaggGACAGGTTAGAGGGGAGTGAGGTAACCGTTTGGCAttttttgacttcaaatgacctttatgaCCTCCGACAAAATCAAAcagtttcttttactcaatgttatgcaCTATCTTACCAAGTacgagatctgcccaagcttccaatattgatataccatgtttacaaggtttcacaatttgacccgaatgacctttgacctcaaacaataaaatacgcttcttgtactcaacaatgTACTCTTTTGCACAAACTATGGGATCAATCTAAGCTTCGATTTTTACAATGTGGGCGTTACAaagacacgcacacacacgccagcatgaatgaataggttacgattattatCAAAGCCAGGAAAGCTGCTCTtcagaagttgaacattaaattgcagagtttcaaactgacatcacataaaattatcttctcaaaactaaaacaaatgaaatttaatttctgaaaacaattgtcaggaaactgaagttttcttctaattAACTTATTTCCGTCTTTATTATTGTTGGCAATAATGGTTAATTTGTTAGGCCATTAAGTCGAAACCgatttattgtgtgaagacagctaCAGCACTTTACCCTCACATAAGCCAGCAAATACTCAGAACTGATTAAGttgctgattatttttaaggaaattctggaggaatcatgccaatcctcctcctcccccaccccccccccaaaaaaaaaaatactgcaaagaaatcttacttgtgcaaaattctttaagtaatattgaattgaatttcttcttctgagGAAGGCCTGTGGTACTGTTAATAAGTGTGCACAGtactttctcattcacagccaATTCACTTCATACGGCCCAATTAGCCAAGAGTTTTCGAGcttccctcctcttcgggcatcctttctagcattccgTATGAGAACACTGGAACCAACTTCGAAgctctgaataaaataaaatccagcagatatacgtaaacatcataatacaatgcatatgttgccattcatttaattacaacttcaatgtacaacatagcattatataATTACCTTTTATGGTGCCTATtatccaaattctttttttgccgttcttgggctttgccaatattttctttcacaacacctttgattatgtcccgcgactgtgacatgagttgaaaaaccctCTCCCGCTGTACATCGCTGCAGTCTGTAGTAGGAgcttctggttggacaatgttgtcttcaatgtcgactggtcgcaatggctctctggatatatgaagataaattaacattcaattattcacaacactttgttgactgaagaataaataaatttttatatattttattttcactattaagaccattgaaccagaaatttgagtcacatcacatactcaaaccagcacaaatataaaacccttatatatattctgtgctgttataggtccaacTTGCATACCAGtcaattatgataaatatatagtatatgaaaaacaaaaccaatgtcagtggcattaattgcatgtatcttttAAGTTAATGGGcatgcatttacagtttaatgaatgttcatattttgtacttgctgcagagtgtaccatatacagggttaatatttatttgtttagatattataaCTTAAATTGGGTTATTGATGGTCGTCTATTTAGCgttttttcccaggacctggGATGTGTCAAATTAGATTTTATCGTACAGAGGACTGGTGTAGCTATGCAAgatttgtccaaactctcttATCCCTGATTGCTTTTTCTCTGTATATGGCCTTAGCAAATTTAAATCTCTATTCAGCAATGGCaggtttaaattattacaaaccttccaaacatcacagcAAAAGGTGAAAGACCTATTGAACCATGTTTGGCTGTatggtaccccatgagaattgAAGACAGCATTTCATCTCAGTCATGTTGGTTTTCATTGACAACCTTGATGAGTGAcctttgcagagtttggttgaatctttcatcaagcccattggtctgtgggtggtagctagAGGATTCTCTGTGGTCTACCCCTatcatgtcaaacagggacttgttcagagcattaacaaattctcctctctggtctgagatgacaattttcatgcacccaaatctaaataaatggaaacatttaaataactatTGTTAAAGTATTGATTACGAGTAATGTAATGAACTACTGGCATCTGCAGAATGGCTACATGGTTTAATCAGGAAATCATTTCAGCActgattttaataaaaaagtaagttaaaagcactgaccatatcccactaacatttcattgacattaacttaagaaacaacttctataaatttctgtaaccatttggccgctttctgggtcacagtTAAAACAGTGCAAATGCAGGTCTGCATAACTAATTCCATGTAAAGTAGAAACAAAAGTAGATGGATAtttacctggccatggtttcaaacagaaagtttgcaacagtttttgctgttttgtttctgtacagcaacagcctctggccattttgaaaaatagtcacatagggtttatatgatgtacttatttccattgatggtctctggaaggggtccaatcatatccacacccatctaaaaaaagaagtaaaatggcattcagaaccatacacaatctaatCATACGaactgatgttcaagtgatttatatctgagttttgtaaaatgctaaacattcaattttttttattttttttattgtaactcaCACTGGAAGACTctgttaccatttttttcttcattaccaaACCTATTACTTACTGACTTGTCAAACCCAGCTGTTATATGGAAGTCCAATGGGAAATCTCTGAAGTGAGA
This window contains:
- the LOC139971433 gene encoding uncharacterized protein — its product is MLSSILMGYHTAKHGSIGLSPFAVMFGREPLRPVDIEDNIVQPEAPTTDCSDVQRERVFQLMSQSRDIIKGVVKENIGKAQERQKKNLDNRHHKRASKLVPVFSYGMLERMPEEEGSSKTLG